In a genomic window of Prochlorococcus marinus subsp. marinus str. CCMP1375:
- a CDS encoding ferredoxin:protochlorophyllide reductase (ATP-dependent) subunit N, which produces MSGSTLLKETGPREVFCGLTSIVWLHRRMPDAFFLVVGSRTCAHLIQSAAGVMIFAEPRFGTAILEERDLAGLADAHEELDRVVKSLLKRRPEIRTLFLVGSCPSEVIKIDLSRAAERLSSQFNGQVRILNYSGSGIETTFTQGEDGALKALVPLMPSSQEEQLLLAGTLANPVEDRLKTIFNRLGIQKVESFPPRESTKLPAIGPGTKVLLAQPYLTDTARELKDRGAEILQAPFPLGVEGSQLWIEAAANAFKIKKTLVDATLEPLITRAHKALKPYVEQLSGKKLFLLPESQLEIPLARFLSNECGMKLIEVGVPYLNREMMGPELDLLPQNTRIVEGQHVEKQLDRVREHHPDLVVCGMGLANPLEAEGISTKWSIEMVFSPIHGIDQASDLAELFARPLHRQNLLNKKTLEAV; this is translated from the coding sequence ATGAGCGGCTCAACGCTGCTAAAAGAGACTGGACCTAGAGAAGTCTTTTGCGGCCTTACTTCTATTGTTTGGCTTCATAGACGTATGCCAGATGCTTTTTTCTTAGTAGTTGGATCCAGAACCTGCGCTCATCTTATTCAGAGTGCTGCAGGAGTAATGATCTTTGCTGAACCAAGATTCGGTACAGCAATTCTTGAAGAAAGAGACTTGGCTGGTTTAGCCGATGCTCATGAAGAACTAGACAGAGTAGTTAAAAGCCTTTTAAAGAGACGCCCTGAAATTCGAACTCTTTTTCTTGTGGGGTCTTGCCCGAGCGAAGTAATAAAAATTGATTTATCTAGAGCTGCAGAAAGACTTTCCAGTCAATTCAATGGTCAAGTGAGGATTCTCAACTACTCAGGAAGTGGAATTGAAACAACATTTACCCAAGGAGAAGATGGAGCACTTAAAGCGTTAGTTCCTTTGATGCCAAGTAGTCAAGAAGAACAATTGCTCCTAGCAGGAACATTGGCAAACCCTGTGGAAGATCGATTGAAAACCATATTCAATAGATTAGGCATACAAAAAGTTGAAAGTTTCCCTCCAAGAGAATCAACTAAACTTCCTGCAATTGGTCCAGGAACAAAGGTTTTATTAGCTCAACCATATCTAACAGATACTGCTAGAGAGTTAAAAGACAGAGGTGCGGAAATACTTCAAGCGCCCTTCCCACTTGGGGTAGAAGGGAGCCAGCTATGGATAGAAGCAGCTGCTAATGCTTTCAAAATTAAGAAAACTCTAGTTGATGCAACTTTGGAGCCACTAATAACAAGAGCTCACAAAGCTTTAAAGCCATATGTCGAACAACTTTCAGGGAAAAAACTATTTCTTTTACCAGAGTCGCAACTTGAAATACCTCTTGCACGTTTTCTAAGTAATGAATGCGGAATGAAACTAATAGAAGTTGGGGTACCTTATTTAAATAGAGAGATGATGGGTCCAGAGCTAGATCTTCTCCCTCAGAACACTCGAATTGTTGAAGGTCAACATGTAGAGAAGCAATTAGATCGAGTAAGAGAACATCACCCCGATCTAGTTGTATGTGGAATGGGTCTTGCCAACCCTTTAGAAGCAGAAGGTATTTCAACAAAATGGTCTATTGAAATGGTATTTAGCCCTATTCATGGAATTGATCAAGCATCTGATCTTGCTGAGCTCTTCGCTAGACCATTGCATCGTCAAAACCTCCTTAACAAAAAAACTCTAGAAGCTGTTTAA
- a CDS encoding BMC domain-containing protein — protein MANETMGIALGMIETRGLVPAIEAADAMTKAAEVRLIGREFVGGGYVTVLVRGETGAVNAAVRAGADACERVGDGLVAAHIIARPHREVEPALGNGNFLGQKD, from the coding sequence ATGGCTAACGAAACTATGGGCATAGCACTCGGCATGATCGAGACACGCGGCCTTGTTCCAGCTATTGAAGCTGCTGACGCAATGACCAAGGCTGCTGAAGTGCGCCTTATAGGTCGTGAATTTGTTGGTGGCGGTTATGTAACAGTTCTAGTTCGTGGAGAAACTGGTGCAGTTAATGCTGCAGTTCGTGCAGGCGCTGACGCCTGTGAGCGTGTAGGAGACGGACTTGTTGCTGCTCACATCATTGCTCGTCCTCATAGAGAAGTTGAGCCTGCATTGGGTAACGGCAACTTCCTTGGTCAAAAGGACTGA
- a CDS encoding carboxysome peptide A codes for MLICKVVKPLVSTNRIPGFEHRHLQVVLDGSSKKVAVDAVGCKPDDWVICVGSSAAREAAGSKSYPSDLTIVGIIDHWDPDSPVPMPEERK; via the coding sequence ATGTTGATCTGTAAAGTTGTTAAGCCACTTGTCTCAACAAACCGCATACCTGGTTTTGAACATAGACATCTTCAGGTTGTGCTGGATGGTAGCTCTAAAAAAGTTGCTGTAGATGCAGTTGGTTGTAAGCCAGATGATTGGGTTATTTGCGTAGGAAGTTCTGCTGCAAGAGAAGCTGCAGGCAGCAAGTCTTATCCAAGCGACCTCACAATAGTTGGAATCATTGATCATTGGGATCCTGACTCTCCAGTCCCTATGCCTGAGGAAAGAAAATAA
- a CDS encoding form I ribulose bisphosphate carboxylase large subunit, with product MSKKYDAGVKEYRDTYWTPDYVPLDTDLLACFKCTGQEGVPREEVAAAVAAESSTGTWSTVWSELLTDLEFYKGRCYRIEDVPGDKESFYAFIAYPLDLFEEGSITNVLTSLVGNVFGFKALRHLRLEDIRFPMAFIKTCGGPPQGIVVERDRLNKYGRPLLGCTIKPKLGLSGKNYGRVVYECLRGGLDLTKDDENINSQPFQRWRDRFEFVAEAVKLAQQETGEVKGHYLNCTATTPEEMYERAEFAKELDMPIIMHDYITGGFTANTGLANWCRKNGMLLHIHRAMHAVIDRHPKHGIHFRVLAKCLRLSGGDQLHTGTVVGKLEGDRQTTLGYIDNLRESFVPEDRTRGNFFDQDWGSMPGVFAVASGGIHVWHMPALLAIFGDDSCLQFGGGTHGHPWGSAAGAAANRVALEACVKARNAGREIEKESRDILMEAAKHSPELAIALETWKEIKFEFDTVDKLDVQ from the coding sequence ATGAGTAAAAAGTATGACGCTGGGGTTAAGGAGTACAGAGACACCTACTGGACTCCCGATTATGTACCCCTAGACACAGACCTTTTGGCTTGTTTTAAATGCACAGGTCAAGAAGGAGTTCCAAGAGAGGAAGTTGCTGCTGCTGTAGCTGCTGAATCATCAACAGGTACTTGGTCTACGGTTTGGTCTGAATTGCTAACTGACCTTGAATTTTACAAGGGCCGTTGTTATCGCATTGAGGACGTACCCGGAGATAAAGAATCTTTTTATGCATTCATTGCATATCCTCTAGATCTTTTTGAAGAAGGCTCAATAACAAACGTTCTGACTTCATTGGTCGGTAATGTCTTTGGATTTAAAGCTTTACGCCATTTGCGTTTAGAAGATATCCGCTTCCCAATGGCCTTCATCAAGACATGTGGAGGACCCCCTCAAGGAATCGTTGTTGAGCGTGACCGCTTGAATAAGTATGGTCGCCCTCTTCTTGGTTGCACCATTAAGCCTAAGCTTGGCCTTTCTGGTAAAAACTATGGACGTGTGGTTTATGAATGCCTTCGAGGTGGCTTAGATCTTACAAAAGATGATGAGAACATAAACTCACAGCCCTTCCAGCGGTGGAGAGATCGTTTTGAGTTTGTTGCTGAAGCTGTAAAGCTTGCCCAGCAAGAGACAGGCGAGGTTAAAGGTCATTATCTTAATTGCACAGCTACTACTCCTGAAGAGATGTATGAGCGTGCAGAGTTCGCTAAAGAGCTTGATATGCCTATTATCATGCATGACTACATAACTGGAGGCTTTACTGCTAACACAGGCTTGGCCAACTGGTGCCGTAAGAATGGCATGTTGCTTCATATCCATAGAGCAATGCATGCGGTGATTGATCGTCATCCAAAGCATGGTATCCATTTCCGTGTTCTAGCAAAGTGCTTACGCCTATCTGGTGGAGATCAACTTCATACCGGAACGGTCGTAGGTAAGTTAGAAGGTGATCGTCAAACCACTCTTGGTTATATCGACAATTTACGTGAATCCTTTGTCCCAGAAGACCGCACACGCGGTAACTTCTTTGATCAGGATTGGGGCTCTATGCCAGGCGTATTTGCCGTCGCTTCAGGTGGTATTCATGTATGGCATATGCCTGCTTTGCTTGCAATCTTTGGTGACGATTCATGCCTTCAGTTTGGAGGTGGTACTCATGGTCATCCATGGGGATCAGCTGCAGGTGCAGCCGCTAACCGTGTAGCTTTAGAGGCTTGTGTTAAGGCACGTAATGCAGGTAGAGAGATCGAGAAGGAAAGTCGCGACATCCTTATGGAAGCTGCGAAGCATAGTCCAGAGTTGGCTATTGCACTTGAAACCTGGAAGGAAATTAAATTCGAGTTTGACACCGTTGATAAACTCGACGTTCAGTAA
- a CDS encoding non-canonical purine NTP pyrophosphatase: MTAPLLTIASGNPKKVSEIESMLGPLPIGVKRQPEGLSIEETGSSYLENALLKAQTTAKLTNTWAIADDSGLEVDALNGAPGIYSARFAINNEEKLKKLLGELKNNPYRSARFCSVMVLCDPQGNHIHDSEGICWGEILKKPAYPEGEFESIFWVREANCTYGQLSQEQLTRLGSRGKAARAMSPYLLKALNLN, translated from the coding sequence TTGACAGCACCACTACTTACCATTGCTAGTGGAAATCCTAAAAAGGTCTCAGAGATTGAATCAATGCTAGGACCTCTTCCAATTGGAGTTAAAAGGCAGCCTGAAGGTCTTTCCATAGAAGAAACGGGCTCCAGTTATCTTGAAAATGCTTTGCTTAAAGCTCAAACAACTGCAAAATTGACTAACACTTGGGCAATTGCAGATGATTCAGGTCTTGAGGTTGACGCACTTAATGGTGCTCCTGGGATCTACTCTGCTCGTTTTGCTATCAATAACGAAGAGAAGCTTAAGAAATTACTCGGCGAGCTTAAAAACAACCCCTATCGCAGCGCCAGATTCTGCAGTGTAATGGTTTTATGTGATCCTCAAGGGAATCATATTCATGATTCAGAAGGAATTTGCTGGGGTGAAATTTTAAAAAAGCCTGCATATCCTGAAGGCGAATTTGAATCCATCTTTTGGGTAAGAGAAGCAAATTGTACTTATGGACAACTTAGTCAAGAACAATTGACAAGACTTGGAAGTCGCGGGAAAGCTGCTCGTGCAATGTCCCCATATCTTCTTAAAGCTTTAAATCTAAATTAA
- a CDS encoding carboxysome assembly protein CsoS2, which produces MAKQTSRELVLERRKALSQGGKNALAVNDSTNNRVRSAVDSRATRTGASTSQNGNEISTSTSSSAYTKLNVATVSSVAGRHIQRVSRPSRDLVLARREALSRKGKTADTSKDRTRADSSGTSSSSTVVTPSVVTKYCCDECKENDLKPSTESINSLSLSSRRKELTSNSNNSRRATTKRRPIQNSSRALVLARREAQSKHGKTAGKQPTSAASVARQGDPDLTSRELSQRVRELRSKSGASGSKRSGGSRPCGPNKNGSKQLAAADAHWKVGVSETSSGQVVTGTQANRSTKTTGNEASTCRSVTGTQYMGEEAFSTFCQSTPIPSQPLKVAVTNTSHGNLVTGNEVGRSEKVTGNEPGTCKNLTGTEYISSNQSNEYCGGINPSPRKVGHSLTQDGRTVSGVMVGRSSRVTGDEAGSHKGLTGDQYLGSDPLPEGRPAEKVSSFNTLAGAGVTGTNVSRTESVTGNEPGTCKLVTGDEYIGQQQYQSFCGGKPKGEAPKVGLSLTNKSQIVSGTQTGRSQIVTGDEPGTCKAVTGTPYAGLEQASQLCDVNSVNEIQQRTPRNIGTPAPALTGQQPGIGGVMTGADRGACELLTGTPYVGGDQINQACANSSKNVSDSNDQVSLGGPGTQFTVQSPARSAQKSREQLTGVTGTSYENGSRITGPFDMALEKITGTEQFRFGSKLDQTLPSSIDEAPVSEKGSRPISRITGEGQSSGLNITGDDWARGESVTGTEGRSSTRRNPSRAGGMSAMPAFEPKRNEELAKPDLLITGSSGNTGQGQLVTFSGGARG; this is translated from the coding sequence ATGGCAAAACAAACCAGTCGAGAACTAGTCCTTGAACGCCGAAAAGCGTTAAGTCAAGGTGGAAAAAATGCACTAGCAGTTAATGACTCTACGAATAATAGGGTCCGCTCAGCTGTCGATTCTCGTGCTACTAGGACAGGCGCATCAACTTCTCAAAATGGAAACGAGATATCAACATCTACTTCTTCAAGCGCTTATACTAAATTGAATGTCGCGACTGTAAGTTCAGTTGCTGGTAGACATATACAACGTGTAAGTCGGCCAAGCAGAGACCTTGTATTAGCACGTCGTGAGGCACTCTCTCGCAAAGGTAAAACTGCCGATACAAGTAAAGATAGAACAAGAGCAGATAGTAGTGGAACATCATCTTCCTCAACAGTTGTAACTCCTTCTGTAGTAACCAAGTATTGTTGCGATGAATGTAAAGAAAATGATCTTAAACCCTCCACTGAATCTATAAATTCTTTATCACTTTCCTCTAGAAGAAAAGAATTGACATCTAATTCTAATAATAGCCGTCGCGCTACAACAAAACGTCGGCCTATTCAAAACTCTAGCCGTGCACTTGTATTAGCGCGACGTGAGGCTCAGTCTAAGCACGGTAAAACAGCTGGCAAACAACCAACGTCTGCAGCGTCTGTTGCAAGACAAGGAGATCCTGATCTCACAAGTAGAGAGCTTTCTCAGAGGGTTCGTGAACTTAGAAGTAAAAGTGGTGCTAGCGGTTCTAAACGTTCTGGTGGGAGCAGACCTTGTGGCCCTAACAAAAATGGATCTAAGCAATTGGCTGCTGCAGATGCTCATTGGAAGGTTGGTGTAAGTGAAACAAGTTCTGGACAAGTTGTCACAGGAACACAAGCAAATAGATCTACTAAAACAACTGGAAATGAAGCCAGTACATGTCGTTCAGTTACTGGAACGCAATATATGGGAGAGGAGGCCTTCAGTACTTTTTGCCAGTCAACTCCTATACCTAGCCAACCATTAAAAGTTGCTGTTACCAATACTAGCCATGGCAACCTAGTTACAGGTAATGAAGTTGGTAGGTCTGAAAAGGTTACAGGTAATGAGCCTGGGACTTGTAAAAACCTTACAGGAACTGAATATATTTCATCCAATCAATCTAATGAATATTGTGGAGGTATAAATCCTTCTCCTAGAAAGGTTGGACACAGTCTTACTCAAGACGGTAGAACTGTAAGTGGTGTCATGGTCGGCCGTTCTTCTAGGGTTACTGGAGATGAGGCAGGATCACATAAAGGACTTACAGGGGATCAATATCTTGGCTCAGACCCATTGCCAGAAGGTAGACCAGCAGAGAAAGTAAGTTCTTTTAATACACTCGCTGGAGCAGGTGTAACCGGAACAAATGTGTCTCGAACAGAATCGGTAACTGGCAATGAGCCTGGAACTTGTAAACTTGTAACAGGAGATGAGTATATTGGTCAGCAACAATACCAGTCATTTTGTGGTGGAAAACCTAAGGGAGAAGCTCCTAAGGTTGGTTTAAGTCTTACCAATAAGTCACAAATTGTCAGTGGAACACAGACAGGTCGTTCTCAGATTGTTACCGGAGATGAGCCGGGTACATGTAAGGCAGTTACAGGAACTCCATATGCAGGATTAGAACAAGCCAGTCAATTATGTGATGTTAATTCAGTGAATGAAATTCAACAGCGTACCCCAAGAAATATAGGAACCCCAGCTCCTGCGCTTACAGGCCAGCAGCCAGGGATAGGAGGTGTAATGACAGGTGCTGATAGAGGAGCTTGTGAGCTTTTGACAGGCACCCCTTACGTTGGCGGAGACCAGATAAATCAAGCTTGCGCTAACTCGTCTAAAAATGTTAGCGATTCTAATGATCAAGTCTCTTTAGGTGGACCAGGAACTCAGTTCACTGTTCAATCCCCGGCAAGATCAGCGCAGAAAAGTCGGGAGCAATTAACTGGAGTTACTGGTACTAGTTATGAGAACGGTTCAAGGATTACTGGCCCTTTTGATATGGCATTAGAAAAAATTACTGGTACTGAACAATTTCGGTTTGGTTCGAAATTGGATCAAACTCTACCTTCTTCAATAGATGAAGCTCCAGTCTCAGAAAAAGGCTCGAGACCTATTTCAAGGATTACAGGAGAAGGTCAATCTTCTGGTCTAAATATCACAGGAGATGATTGGGCTAGAGGGGAAAGTGTTACTGGTACTGAAGGTAGATCCTCCACACGTCGCAATCCTTCTCGCGCTGGTGGAATGAGTGCTATGCCAGCTTTTGAACCTAAAAGAAATGAAGAGCTTGCAAAACCCGATCTCTTGATTACAGGATCTAGTGGTAATACAGGTCAGGGACAGTTGGTTACTTTTTCAGGTGGAGCAAGAGGTTAA
- a CDS encoding ribulose bisphosphate carboxylase small subunit — protein sequence MPFQSTVGDYQTVATLETFGFLPPMSQDEIYDQIAYIIAQGWSPVIEHVHPSGSMQTYWSYWKLPFFGEKDLNVVVNELEACHRAYPDHHVRMVGYDAYTQSQGTAFVVFEGR from the coding sequence ATGCCTTTTCAGAGCACAGTTGGTGACTATCAAACAGTCGCCACCCTGGAGACATTTGGCTTTTTGCCTCCTATGTCACAGGACGAAATTTACGACCAAATCGCTTACATCATCGCGCAGGGTTGGAGCCCTGTTATTGAACATGTTCATCCAAGTGGCTCCATGCAGACCTATTGGTCTTATTGGAAATTGCCTTTCTTTGGTGAGAAAGATTTGAATGTCGTTGTTAATGAGCTTGAAGCTTGCCACCGCGCATATCCAGATCACCATGTTCGAATGGTTGGTTACGATGCTTATACCCAAAGTCAGGGTACAGCTTTCGTAGTCTTTGAAGGTCGCTAA
- a CDS encoding BMC domain-containing protein, protein MTSSNSRRNPKTKQDLKTVDPSNQIVDVTPETTASKKVSSSSKTIKGSTPKGGGPKAPPSTPFATSSASAQNKGIALGMIETRGMVPAIEAADAMTKAAEVNLIAREYVGGGYVSVLVRGETGAVNASVRAGADACERVGDGLVAAHIIARPHVEVEPILKVSGAKRRL, encoded by the coding sequence ATGACTTCTTCAAATTCTCGTCGCAACCCTAAGACAAAACAAGACTTAAAAACTGTGGATCCTTCAAATCAAATAGTTGATGTGACTCCAGAAACTACAGCTTCTAAAAAAGTTTCTTCATCATCAAAAACTATTAAAGGTTCTACTCCTAAAGGAGGAGGCCCGAAAGCACCTCCCTCAACTCCCTTTGCTACTTCCTCTGCTTCAGCTCAAAACAAAGGGATTGCTTTAGGGATGATAGAGACACGTGGGATGGTACCAGCTATAGAAGCAGCTGATGCTATGACAAAAGCTGCGGAAGTCAATTTAATTGCAAGAGAATATGTTGGGGGCGGTTATGTAAGTGTTTTGGTGCGTGGTGAAACAGGAGCTGTAAATGCTTCTGTTAGGGCAGGGGCTGACGCTTGTGAACGAGTTGGGGATGGATTGGTAGCTGCTCATATTATTGCTAGACCACATGTCGAAGTTGAGCCTATACTTAAAGTAAGCGGAGCGAAGAGAAGACTTTAA
- a CDS encoding ferredoxin:protochlorophyllide reductase (ATP-dependent) subunit B yields MELTLWTYEGPPHIGAMRIATSMKGLHYVLHAPQGDTYADLLFTMIERRGSRPPVTYTTFQARDLGGDTAELVKGHIFEAVERFKPEALLVGESCTAELIQDQPGSLAKGMGLNIPIVSLELPAYSKKENWGASETFYQLIRGLLKEISEDSSNNAKQSWQEEGRRPRVNLLGPSLLGFRCRDDVLEIQKILGENGIDINVIAPLGASPSDLMRLPKADANVCLYPEIAESTCLWLERNFKTPFTKVVPIGVKATQDFLEELYELLGMEVSNSISNSDQSKLPWYSKSVDSNYLTGKRVFIFGDGTHVLAAARIANEELGFEVVGIGTYSREMARKVRAAATELGLEALITNDYLEVEESIKECAPELVLGTQMERHSAKRLGIPCAVISTPMHVQDVPARYSPQMGWEGANVIFDDWVHPLMMGLEEHLIGMFRHDFEFTDGHQSHLGHLGGHASETKTSSKGINQSPNNHSPAGESIHWTSEGESELAKIPFFVRGKVRRNTEKYARQAGCREIDGETLLDAKAHFGA; encoded by the coding sequence ATGGAACTAACACTTTGGACATATGAAGGCCCCCCCCATATAGGGGCTATGAGAATAGCCACTTCTATGAAAGGGCTTCATTACGTTTTGCATGCTCCTCAGGGAGATACTTATGCAGATCTCCTTTTCACAATGATTGAGCGTAGAGGCAGTAGACCACCAGTTACCTATACAACTTTTCAAGCCAGAGATCTAGGTGGAGACACTGCAGAATTAGTTAAAGGGCATATTTTTGAGGCAGTTGAAAGGTTCAAACCTGAAGCTCTTCTTGTTGGAGAAAGCTGTACTGCTGAATTAATTCAAGATCAACCAGGTTCTTTAGCTAAAGGAATGGGTCTCAACATTCCTATTGTTAGCTTAGAACTCCCCGCATATAGTAAAAAAGAAAACTGGGGAGCTTCTGAAACCTTCTATCAACTAATTAGAGGCCTATTAAAAGAAATTTCAGAGGATTCTTCAAACAATGCGAAGCAATCATGGCAAGAAGAAGGAAGAAGACCGAGAGTAAACTTATTAGGCCCATCCCTATTAGGATTTAGATGTAGAGACGACGTTTTAGAAATACAAAAGATTCTTGGTGAAAATGGTATTGACATCAATGTAATTGCGCCTTTAGGAGCATCCCCTAGTGATTTAATGAGACTTCCAAAGGCTGATGCAAATGTTTGTCTATATCCGGAAATTGCAGAATCTACATGTCTTTGGCTTGAACGAAATTTCAAGACACCCTTTACAAAAGTGGTGCCTATAGGAGTAAAAGCAACACAGGATTTTCTTGAAGAGCTTTATGAGCTATTGGGAATGGAAGTATCCAACTCAATTAGTAATTCAGACCAATCGAAACTACCTTGGTATTCAAAATCAGTCGATTCCAATTACTTGACAGGGAAAAGGGTTTTTATATTTGGAGATGGCACCCATGTATTGGCTGCTGCAAGAATTGCAAATGAAGAACTAGGTTTCGAAGTTGTAGGCATAGGAACTTACAGTCGGGAGATGGCTCGAAAAGTTAGAGCTGCAGCAACAGAACTTGGATTAGAAGCCTTAATTACGAACGACTATTTGGAAGTCGAAGAATCAATAAAAGAATGTGCCCCAGAGCTAGTTCTAGGGACTCAAATGGAAAGACATAGCGCAAAGAGGCTAGGGATTCCATGCGCAGTAATAAGCACACCTATGCATGTTCAAGATGTTCCTGCTCGCTATAGCCCACAAATGGGTTGGGAAGGTGCCAATGTAATTTTCGATGATTGGGTTCACCCGCTAATGATGGGACTCGAAGAGCATTTAATAGGAATGTTTCGTCATGACTTTGAATTCACTGATGGGCATCAAAGTCATTTAGGGCATCTAGGAGGTCATGCATCAGAAACAAAAACATCTTCCAAGGGAATCAATCAATCTCCAAATAATCATTCACCTGCTGGTGAAAGTATTCA
- a CDS encoding carboxysome peptide B, producing MEIMQVMGRLVCTQRVEGLGHMHLRILRNNKGKQLVAVDPVGAREGNWVFTASGSAARFACPEPSTQTDLTIGGIIDFWTPDG from the coding sequence ATGGAAATTATGCAAGTTATGGGACGCCTCGTTTGCACTCAAAGAGTTGAAGGGTTAGGTCATATGCATTTACGTATCCTTCGCAATAATAAAGGGAAGCAACTTGTTGCAGTTGATCCCGTAGGTGCTCGTGAAGGTAATTGGGTTTTTACTGCAAGTGGCTCGGCTGCAAGATTTGCATGTCCCGAGCCTTCTACTCAAACTGATTTGACTATTGGAGGAATTATTGATTTTTGGACTCCTGATGGCTAG
- a CDS encoding carboxysome shell carbonic anhydrase — MAYRHLARKKDRFLGPTAPRKRHPSAIDSIAELKSFPLTTDKRAHPLTDLAENNKLQHYESEVKGSFEKIVPLLQKISALQHDQAFVERAQKLAKAELGFELPKHILDKAWVRPLDMRALFAWCVFEAHKKSSNRFFNSDPLNGGVDSSRAKDFETFLSECGFHLLDVTPCSDGRLAHSIAYVLRIPFSSVRRRSHAGAMFDVENTVNRWIKTEHKRYRENSPNSAHDPTCYLKVVLYHFSSLDPSHQGCAAHGSDDSVAAASGLQRLLDFRESVENSFCCGASVDLLLIGIDTDTDAIRVHVPDSKSHISLEKWVSTADIYQETKQLSSDQAILRISEKVNSIVQGNISPGMIKFIIKLITNNISQIDYVRDLHDGPYPDAGHAERFIGVGIGFKEVHLRNLTYFAHLDTVEEGAPDLDVGIKIFSGLNVSRDLPIPVVVRFDYSGRVPGARERALSDCKRVDNAISSRYRKLVDDGLLHTCLTIRDRDAKDPAEVVGSSLDPAPQEEH; from the coding sequence ATGGCCTATAGACATTTGGCCAGAAAGAAAGATCGTTTTCTAGGGCCTACTGCCCCTAGAAAACGACATCCTTCTGCTATAGATTCCATAGCGGAATTAAAAAGTTTTCCACTAACAACTGATAAGAGAGCTCATCCTCTTACTGATTTAGCTGAGAACAATAAACTCCAACACTATGAATCTGAAGTAAAAGGAAGTTTTGAGAAAATTGTTCCGTTACTTCAGAAAATTTCAGCTCTCCAGCATGATCAAGCCTTTGTCGAAAGGGCACAAAAATTGGCAAAAGCCGAATTAGGGTTTGAGCTCCCTAAGCATATTTTAGATAAAGCATGGGTCCGCCCTCTTGATATGAGAGCATTATTTGCTTGGTGTGTTTTTGAGGCACATAAAAAGTCAAGTAATCGTTTCTTTAATTCAGACCCATTGAATGGAGGAGTTGATAGCTCTAGGGCTAAAGATTTTGAAACTTTTCTTTCTGAATGTGGATTCCATTTATTAGATGTCACGCCATGTTCAGATGGGCGCTTAGCTCATTCAATAGCCTATGTGTTAAGAATTCCTTTTAGTTCTGTTCGTCGAAGATCTCATGCTGGAGCAATGTTTGATGTAGAGAACACTGTTAATCGTTGGATAAAAACTGAACATAAACGCTATAGAGAAAACTCTCCTAATTCAGCACATGACCCTACTTGCTATCTCAAAGTAGTCCTTTATCATTTCAGCTCATTAGATCCATCCCATCAAGGTTGCGCAGCTCATGGTAGTGATGATTCTGTTGCTGCTGCTTCTGGACTTCAACGTCTACTTGATTTTCGTGAATCTGTTGAGAATAGTTTTTGTTGTGGTGCCTCTGTAGATCTTTTGCTTATTGGCATAGATACCGATACTGATGCGATTCGAGTTCATGTTCCAGATTCTAAAAGCCACATAAGTTTAGAAAAGTGGGTTTCTACTGCTGATATCTATCAGGAGACAAAACAACTCTCAAGTGATCAGGCTATTTTAAGAATCTCTGAAAAAGTTAACTCCATTGTCCAAGGGAATATAAGCCCTGGGATGATTAAGTTTATTATTAAATTAATTACCAACAATATTTCTCAGATTGATTATGTTCGAGATTTACATGATGGACCTTATCCTGATGCTGGACATGCAGAACGTTTTATTGGAGTTGGTATAGGGTTTAAAGAAGTGCACCTACGTAATCTTACCTATTTCGCTCATCTTGATACTGTTGAAGAAGGAGCCCCCGATTTGGATGTAGGTATAAAGATTTTTAGTGGTTTAAATGTTTCAAGAGACCTTCCTATACCAGTAGTTGTGAGATTTGATTATTCAGGAAGAGTGCCTGGAGCAAGAGAGAGAGCGTTGTCAGATTGCAAAAGAGTTGATAATGCTATTTCTTCTCGTTATCGAAAGTTGGTAGACGATGGTCTATTGCATACATGTCTTACTATTCGAGATCGAGATGCAAAAGACCCTGCAGAAGTTGTGGGGTCTTCTCTCGATCCTGCCCCTCAGGAGGAACATTGA